In Canis lupus dingo isolate Sandy chromosome 1, ASM325472v2, whole genome shotgun sequence, a single genomic region encodes these proteins:
- the PVR gene encoding poliovirus receptor, whose protein sequence is MWPPPLWLLPLLPLLLWAPTEAGPVTVGVLAPAQVHGLLGDTAELSCQLPPLEHGVHVTQVTWTRRDAAGEDFNVAVFHPTQGPSFPEPGRLEFVAARPGEELRDGSLALRGLRADDEANYTCRFAMFPEGSRSAHTWLRVLAQPENKAESEEVLFSPLSPEPVPVARCVSSEGRPPARISWPHLDGQANESQVPGHLPGTFTVISLLTLIPSSKVDGKNVTCRVEHESLKKPVLLPVTLAVPYPPEVSISGYDGTLYMGHSEVTLSCDVRSKPEPTGYNWSTTVGPLPPSAVAQGSQLLIHTVDESINTTFICRVSNALGTGQAELSILVREKPPNKHGLSTVTIIICGAVAGIIVVLGLLLYFLLYRRPRQNQRSSTANGHVIYTAVNPDASSSQDPQTNSPR, encoded by the exons GGCCCGTGACAGTGGGTGTGCTGGCGCCGGCTCAGGTACATGGCCTCCTGGGCGACACTGCAGAGTTGTCCTGCCAACTGCCGCCACTGGAGCATGGGGTGCACGTGACACAGGTGACCTGGACCCGGCGAGATGCGGCAGGAGAGGACTTCAATGTGGCGGTCTTCCACCCCACGCAGGGCCCCAGCTTCCCGGAGCCTGGGCGGTTGGAGTTTGTGGCCGCCAGGCCTGGTGAGGAGCTGCGGGACGGGTCACTGGCCCTGCGGGGACTGCGCGCAGATGATGAAGCCAACTACACCTGCCGCTTTGCCATGTTCCCCGAGGGCAGCAGGAGTGCCCATACCTGGCTCCGGGTGTTGG CCCAGCCCGAGAACAAGGCTGAGTCCGAGGAGGTCCTGTTCAGCCcgctcagcccagagcctgtgCCCGTGGCCCGCTGCGTCTCCAGTGAGGGTCGCCCACCCGCCCGCATCTCCTGGCCACACCTGGACGGCCAGGCCAATGAGAGCCAGGTGCCTGGACACCTGCCTGGCACGTTCACCGTCATCAGCCTCTTAACCTTGATCCCCTCGAGCAAGGTGGACGGCAAGAATGTCACCTGCAGAGTGGAACATGAGAGCTTGAAGAAGCCCGTCCTGCTGCCCGTGACTCTCGCTGTGCCTT ACCCTCCCGAAGTCTCCATCTCCGGCTATGATGGCACTTTATACATGGGCCACAGTGAGGTCACTCTGAGCTGTGACGTCCGCAGCAAACCGGAGCCCACAGGCTATAACTGGAGCAC GACTGTGGGTCCCCTGCCGCCCTCTGCTGTGGCCCAGGGCTCGCAGCTCCTGATCCATACCGTGGACGAGTCAATCAACACGACTTTCATCTGCCGTGTCAGCAACGCCCTAGGGACTGGCCAGGCAGAACTGAGCATCCTGGTCAGAG AAAAACCTCCCAACAAGCACGGCTTGTCCACTGTGACCATCATCATTTGTGGAGCTGTGGCCGGGATCATTGTGGTCCTGGGGTTGCTGTTATATTTCTTGCTGTACAGACGCCCCC GTCAGAACCAACGCAGCTCCACTGCTAATGGC CATGTCATCTATACAGCTGTGAACCCTGATGCCAGCTCCTCCCAGGATCCACAGACAAACAGCCCCAGGTGA